A region from the bacterium genome encodes:
- a CDS encoding glycosyltransferase family 2 protein, whose amino-acid sequence MEILFTVCLVCIIYSYFGYPLLLILMTLGKKENESDVTGDLPSVSFIISAHNEETIIEKKLLNTFEIDYPGDRFEVIVVSDGSSDNTPSIVRRYSDRDVTLVELPEHVGKTAAQNEAIRHATGSIIVFSDANGMFEKQAVRTLVGKFFRDSVGCVCGELRYRNSDASSIGKSENTYWEYEQFCKKHESLLGSLLGVNGAIYAVRRECFVELPPDIISDFILPMMIYENGWEIRYCSEAVAVEDASKSFGDEFRRKKRIIVRSLHGLFRNSRFLNPFCKGFFSIEIWSHKLIRWFVPVLLAGMVVTSGLLFDHMVFRYIFAIQIVFYCMAVAGAAGGERARSFSFIYIPYYFSVINLAALMAIVEFIMGERYKTWSTVRS is encoded by the coding sequence GTGGAAATTCTGTTCACCGTTTGTCTGGTTTGTATTATATATTCCTATTTCGGATATCCGCTGCTCCTGATTTTGATGACCCTGGGCAAGAAAGAAAACGAATCCGATGTGACGGGAGATTTACCATCCGTATCGTTTATAATTTCGGCGCATAATGAAGAAACAATAATTGAGAAGAAGCTGCTCAACACGTTCGAAATCGATTATCCCGGCGACCGTTTTGAGGTAATCGTCGTTTCCGATGGGTCCTCCGATAATACACCCTCGATTGTCCGCCGTTACAGTGACCGTGATGTTACCCTGGTTGAACTTCCCGAACATGTGGGGAAGACTGCCGCCCAGAATGAGGCTATACGGCATGCAACAGGCAGTATTATCGTGTTTTCTGATGCGAATGGCATGTTTGAGAAACAGGCGGTCAGAACGCTGGTCGGAAAATTTTTCCGTGATAGCGTGGGGTGCGTGTGCGGCGAGCTCCGGTACCGGAACAGTGACGCGTCGTCTATCGGGAAAAGTGAAAACACGTACTGGGAATACGAACAGTTCTGCAAAAAACATGAAAGCCTTCTCGGCAGTCTTTTAGGGGTTAATGGCGCAATATACGCGGTACGCCGCGAGTGTTTTGTGGAATTACCTCCCGATATCATCAGTGATTTCATTCTGCCCATGATGATATATGAAAACGGGTGGGAGATTCGATACTGTTCCGAGGCGGTAGCGGTCGAGGATGCGTCCAAATCATTCGGGGATGAATTCCGCAGGAAGAAAAGGATTATCGTCAGGAGTCTCCACGGTTTATTCAGAAATTCCCGTTTTCTCAATCCGTTTTGCAAAGGATTTTTTTCCATCGAGATATGGAGTCACAAGCTTATACGGTGGTTTGTGCCTGTTTTGCTTGCGGGAATGGTGGTGACAAGCGGATTGCTCTTCGATCATATGGTGTTCCGGTATATTTTTGCCATTCAGATCGTTTTTTATTGTATGGCCGTGGCAGGTGCGGCAGGAGGTGAACGGGCGCGGTCCTTTTCATTTATATATATTCCCTATTATTTTTCCGTAATAAACCTTGCTGCTCTCATGGCAATTGTCGAATTTATCATGGGAGAGCGCTATAAAACCTGGAGCACTGTCAGGAGTTGA
- a CDS encoding sugar transferase, with protein MKSFPDRTLLLVLDQTMITGSFILTYWLSYHSDLAHDKPYMSLAGLWDVWFLISVFWLLLFAMFGLYGKWKNTSRFDEIISVYKTITIGAIVFLIIAFSEIHDYSREKLIVLAYWASLVVFVGLGRLGVRTVQRVLLSRGIGLRPSIIVGTVSYIVDMLKKIRQAPALGYDIKGVIPTDQGRHPKKVEDIPVLGTVKDLHTIIEKYGITDVLIALEFREEDEIFKLISSADSFDVDFSILPGPADVLAGRMMFNQLYGFPMIRILSEPIPPWEKNVKRLMDICASLAVIILLFPVYMIIAAAIKLDSEGPAIYSQERIGYRGKRFNVWKFRSMVKDAEKLTGPVWADKNDTRITRVGRFIRKTRLDELPQVYNILKGDMSIVGPRPEREFFVEQLKKKIPYYALRLKVKPGLTGWAQIKHNYDRTLDDVREKLKYDLYYIENMSLSMDFKIIIATVFVVIGARGAH; from the coding sequence GTGAAGTCCTTCCCGGACAGAACCCTCTTGCTGGTCCTCGACCAGACCATGATCACCGGTTCTTTTATCTTGACCTACTGGCTGTCTTACCACAGCGATTTAGCCCACGATAAGCCGTACATGTCACTTGCAGGTCTATGGGATGTATGGTTTCTCATTAGTGTGTTCTGGCTCCTCCTGTTTGCCATGTTCGGATTATACGGTAAATGGAAGAATACTTCCCGTTTTGATGAGATCATCTCGGTTTATAAAACCATAACGATAGGGGCAATTGTTTTTCTCATCATCGCTTTTTCCGAAATTCACGATTATTCAAGGGAAAAACTCATCGTTCTGGCGTACTGGGCATCCCTCGTTGTGTTTGTCGGTCTCGGCAGGCTGGGAGTCCGTACTGTGCAGCGGGTGCTTCTGAGCAGGGGTATCGGTCTCAGGCCGTCGATTATTGTCGGAACCGTATCATATATCGTCGATATGCTTAAAAAGATAAGGCAGGCTCCCGCGCTCGGATACGATATCAAGGGTGTCATACCCACCGATCAGGGCCGTCACCCCAAAAAAGTCGAAGACATACCGGTACTCGGCACGGTGAAAGACCTCCATACCATTATCGAAAAGTATGGCATTACGGATGTGCTCATTGCCCTGGAGTTCCGGGAGGAGGATGAGATATTCAAGCTTATCTCGTCCGCGGATTCATTCGATGTCGACTTTTCCATTCTCCCCGGACCCGCGGATGTATTGGCCGGGCGGATGATGTTCAACCAGTTGTACGGTTTCCCCATGATACGGATTCTTTCCGAACCTATTCCGCCCTGGGAAAAGAATGTCAAGCGTCTTATGGATATCTGTGCCAGTCTGGCGGTCATTATCCTGTTATTCCCTGTTTATATGATAATCGCGGCGGCAATAAAACTCGATTCGGAAGGACCGGCCATTTATTCGCAGGAACGCATCGGCTATCGCGGAAAACGTTTCAACGTCTGGAAATTCCGGTCAATGGTGAAGGATGCCGAGAAATTGACAGGCCCTGTATGGGCAGATAAAAACGATACCCGCATAACCCGTGTGGGAAGGTTTATCCGTAAAACGCGGCTCGATGAGCTGCCTCAGGTATATAACATACTCAAAGGCGATATGAGCATTGTCGGGCCGAGGCCTGAACGGGAATTTTTTGTGGAACAGCTCAAGAAGAAAATACCCTATTATGCCCTCAGGCTCAAGGTTAAACCCGGTCTTACCGGATGGGCGCAGATTAAACACAATTATGACCGTACCCTCGACGATGTCCGTGAAAAACTGAAATATGATCTCTACTATATTGAAAACATGTCGCTCAGCATGGATTTCAAGATAATCATCGCGACCGTATTTGTCGTTATTGGTGCACGAGGCGCTCATTAG